The following are from one region of the Amylibacter sp. IMCC11727 genome:
- a CDS encoding FAD-binding oxidoreductase — protein MNLITKRALLLGSGALIGGYFGAKYGPKVPVLDGTTSLQPEPWSKEKPITLNDASGLSETPVHKHIIVKQDPGQGLVSILRDELKTAKAEGRPVSLSAARHSMGGQSIPRDGHAITLATDMFEPDTANSTFRCSSGLRWDSAIKQMDAIGFGPKVMQSNNDFGIASTFCVNAHGWPVPYSAMGSTTRSFKMLMHDGELITCSRSENQDIFNLTMGGYGLTGLITEMDVEMVPNARLLPTFEEMSGKEFGTKFMAVLKDPTVQMAYGRMNVDKRDFFDNALMITYRPTENQDDLPPASGSGFVSKFARNLFRAQLGHESVKRRRWWVETDLQAKLTAGEVTRNSLINEPVVTLDDRDPTRTDILHEYFIEPSRFAEWVDVCKRVIPGSYQELLNITLRYVAPDNEAVLSYAPVDRIACVMLFSQEMTARGEADMARMTRELIQGTAELGGAYYLPYRLHATQDQFIQNYPAATQFAAAKRALDPQLLFRNALWDTYMADL, from the coding sequence ATGAACCTCATTACGAAACGCGCCCTCCTGCTTGGGTCAGGGGCGTTGATAGGCGGCTATTTTGGCGCCAAATACGGGCCTAAGGTCCCTGTGTTGGACGGCACAACATCGCTGCAACCAGAGCCTTGGAGCAAAGAAAAACCGATCACTTTGAACGATGCAAGCGGTCTGTCCGAAACGCCCGTTCACAAGCATATAATTGTGAAACAGGATCCTGGCCAAGGGTTGGTGTCAATCCTGCGTGACGAGTTGAAAACTGCCAAGGCCGAAGGACGCCCCGTCAGCCTGTCCGCCGCACGGCATTCCATGGGTGGTCAATCCATCCCCCGTGACGGCCATGCCATCACACTGGCGACGGACATGTTCGAACCAGACACCGCCAACAGCACCTTTCGGTGTTCTTCTGGCCTGCGCTGGGACAGTGCCATCAAGCAAATGGACGCCATCGGTTTTGGCCCCAAGGTTATGCAATCGAACAATGATTTCGGAATTGCATCCACTTTTTGTGTCAACGCGCACGGCTGGCCCGTGCCTTATTCCGCAATGGGCAGCACAACGCGCAGTTTCAAAATGCTGATGCACGACGGAGAGCTGATAACCTGCTCGCGTAGCGAAAATCAGGACATTTTCAACCTCACCATGGGGGGATATGGGCTCACGGGTCTTATCACCGAAATGGACGTGGAGATGGTCCCCAATGCCCGCCTTCTGCCCACGTTCGAAGAGATGTCTGGCAAAGAGTTTGGCACCAAATTCATGGCAGTGCTCAAGGACCCAACTGTGCAAATGGCCTACGGTCGCATGAACGTGGATAAGCGGGATTTCTTTGATAACGCTCTGATGATCACCTATCGCCCCACCGAAAACCAAGATGATCTGCCGCCCGCCAGCGGCTCTGGCTTCGTCTCAAAATTTGCCCGTAACCTCTTCCGCGCGCAGCTCGGCCATGAGAGTGTAAAACGCCGCCGTTGGTGGGTGGAAACCGATCTGCAAGCCAAGCTGACGGCGGGCGAAGTCACCCGTAACAGTCTGATCAACGAACCTGTTGTCACCCTTGATGATCGCGATCCGACTCGCACCGATATCCTGCACGAATACTTCATCGAACCGAGCCGTTTTGCGGAGTGGGTTGATGTATGTAAACGCGTGATTCCAGGGTCTTATCAAGAGCTCCTCAACATCACCCTGCGTTATGTGGCCCCTGATAACGAGGCGGTTTTGTCCTATGCCCCCGTGGATCGCATCGCCTGTGTGATGCTGTTTTCCCAAGAAATGACAGCCCGAGGCGAGGCCGATATGGCCCGCATGACCCGTGAATTGATCCAAGGCACAGCAGAGCTTGGTGGGGCGTATTATTTGCCGTACCGATTGCACGCCACACAAGATCAGTTCATCCAAAACTACCCCGCCGCCACGCAATTCGCCGCCGCGAAACGTGCGCTTGATCCGCAACTTCTGTTCCGCAATGCACTGTGGGACACCTACATGGCAGACCTCTGA
- the xth gene encoding exodeoxyribonuclease III has translation MPITVCTWNINSVRLREPIVLDLLKQEQPDVLCLQECKSPVDLIPTENFAALGYPHMVARGQKGYNGVAILSKHPLIDTGHRDFCEKGDARHVSAQLPNGMTIHNFYVPAGGDVADREKNEKFGHKMDFLAEMRDWFTAEAMQKSVLVGDLNIAPREDDVWDHKKLLKVVSHTPIEVEALAETQNAGNWVDVTRQDITEGKLYTWWSYRARDWDAADKGRRLDHIWATPDISGKAHSSRVLRDARGWEKPSDHAPLFATFDVD, from the coding sequence ATGCCCATCACCGTTTGCACATGGAACATCAACTCCGTCCGTTTGCGTGAACCCATTGTGTTGGATTTGCTTAAACAGGAACAACCAGACGTTCTGTGCCTGCAAGAATGCAAAAGCCCAGTTGACCTGATCCCCACCGAAAACTTTGCCGCCCTTGGATATCCCCACATGGTTGCGCGGGGGCAGAAGGGTTATAACGGCGTGGCGATCTTGTCCAAACATCCTCTGATTGACACGGGCCACCGCGATTTTTGTGAAAAAGGGGACGCGCGACATGTGTCAGCGCAGCTTCCTAATGGTATGACAATCCACAATTTTTATGTCCCAGCAGGGGGCGATGTGGCGGATCGTGAAAAGAATGAAAAGTTCGGGCACAAAATGGATTTCCTTGCTGAAATGCGGGACTGGTTCACAGCCGAAGCCATGCAAAAATCCGTTCTTGTGGGGGATTTGAATATCGCTCCACGTGAAGATGATGTTTGGGACCACAAAAAATTGCTCAAGGTCGTATCCCACACCCCGATCGAGGTCGAAGCACTGGCAGAAACCCAAAATGCAGGCAACTGGGTCGATGTCACACGTCAAGACATCACAGAGGGCAAACTTTACACATGGTGGTCCTATCGCGCCCGCGATTGGGACGCCGCAGACAAGGGACGCCGCCTCGATCACATCTGGGCAACCCCCGATATTTCGGGCAAAGCACATTCATCCCGCGTCTTGCGCGATGCGCGTGGCTGGGAAAAACCAAGCGATCACGCACCTTTATTTGCAACATTTGATGTTGATTAA
- a CDS encoding alpha/beta hydrolase — translation MKKLLLYAIYALLLIVFICGTALWASVKLRETEQLADILPENGLRVETSELTVHITPTGTNTDTPVLLIHGTGSWGGYWQETADIIAANDYYALALDVPPFGYSDRAPDGNYGRVAQANRIIATVDALGTKPIVVAHSFGASVALETVLLAPEKFAGLVIVSGAVGLNAHETGPDTLPLPARSKYVRRAGVALTSTNGLMTESLIKSFIYDKSLDVSKYATVLQQPMIRKGTTAAHADWLVDLLVPPKDALSTRKDEIAKLTMPTAFIWGDKDEVSPLDVGQTLNSLIAGSTLDVMPDIGHIPQIENSELFHKHLLGALAQISGGSE, via the coding sequence ATGAAAAAACTTTTGCTCTATGCTATTTACGCCCTCCTCCTCATTGTTTTCATTTGCGGCACGGCACTTTGGGCGAGCGTGAAGCTGCGCGAAACAGAACAACTCGCGGACATACTGCCTGAAAATGGCCTGCGCGTTGAAACGAGCGAACTGACCGTCCATATCACCCCCACCGGAACCAACACGGATACGCCCGTTTTGCTGATTCACGGCACTGGCAGTTGGGGTGGATATTGGCAGGAAACAGCAGATATTATCGCCGCCAATGACTATTACGCGCTGGCGCTTGATGTGCCCCCTTTTGGGTACAGTGATCGCGCACCAGATGGCAATTATGGACGCGTGGCGCAGGCCAACCGCATTATTGCCACTGTTGATGCGCTGGGGACCAAACCCATCGTCGTAGCCCATTCTTTTGGCGCCTCTGTCGCATTGGAAACTGTCTTGCTGGCGCCTGAAAAATTTGCGGGCTTGGTTATCGTTTCAGGGGCCGTCGGCCTGAACGCGCATGAAACTGGGCCCGACACATTGCCACTGCCGGCCCGCAGCAAATACGTCCGCCGCGCAGGTGTAGCGCTCACGTCCACCAATGGGCTAATGACAGAAAGCCTAATCAAATCGTTTATTTACGATAAATCCCTAGACGTGTCGAAATACGCCACCGTTTTGCAACAACCGATGATCCGCAAAGGCACAACTGCCGCTCATGCGGATTGGCTCGTTGATCTGTTGGTGCCACCCAAAGACGCGCTTTCAACGCGCAAGGATGAAATCGCAAAACTTACCATGCCGACGGCCTTTATCTGGGGCGACAAAGACGAAGTTTCCCCTCTCGATGTCGGTCAAACCCTCAACTCATTGATCGCGGGCAGCACGCTTGATGTTATGCCAGACATCGGCCATATCCCGCAGATCGAAAATTCCGAATTGTTCCACAAACACCTGCTCGGGGCCTTGGCGCAAATTTCGGGTGGCAGCGAGTAA
- a CDS encoding response regulator transcription factor: MSNVKKILMVDDDEDLREALADQLVLTEDFDVFEAEDGASGLERAKEALYDLVLLDVGLPDMDGRELCRLMRKQSVKCPIVMLTGHDTDADTILGLDAGANDYVPKPFKFPVLLARIRAQLRQHEQSEDAVFNLGPYTFKPASKMLITEDEKKIRLTEKETNILKFLYRAQDGVVARDVLLHEVWGYNAGVTTHTLETHIYRLRQKIEPDPSNARLLVTESGGYRLNV; the protein is encoded by the coding sequence ATGAGCAACGTTAAAAAAATTCTGATGGTAGACGATGATGAGGATCTGCGCGAAGCACTCGCCGACCAGCTGGTTCTCACCGAAGATTTCGATGTATTCGAGGCCGAAGATGGTGCCTCTGGTTTAGAACGCGCAAAAGAAGCCCTTTATGATTTGGTGCTTTTGGACGTGGGCCTGCCCGATATGGATGGCCGCGAACTGTGCCGCCTGATGCGCAAACAGAGTGTGAAATGCCCAATTGTGATGCTGACAGGTCACGACACAGACGCCGACACGATCCTCGGCTTGGATGCTGGTGCAAACGACTATGTGCCAAAACCGTTCAAATTTCCTGTGCTGCTCGCTCGCATTCGTGCGCAGCTGCGCCAGCATGAACAGTCTGAAGACGCGGTGTTTAATCTTGGACCATACACCTTCAAACCCGCCTCTAAGATGTTGATTACAGAGGATGAAAAGAAAATTCGTTTGACCGAGAAAGAGACGAATATTCTTAAATTCCTTTACCGCGCCCAAGATGGTGTGGTTGCCCGCGATGTGCTGTTGCACGAAGTTTGGGGCTACAACGCGGGTGTCACAACCCATACGTTGGAAACACACATCTATCGTTTGCGTCAAAAGATCGAGCCTGATCCCAGCAACGCACGGCTTTTGGTCACAGAATCAGGTGGTTATCGCCTGAACGTATAA
- the ribA gene encoding GTP cyclohydrolase II, with amino-acid sequence MPFSVTLDEKIARARADLRIGVPIVLRDGTTDWAVSAIETLSSERLAQIRDMSGALHLALTDRRAETLAAPPYDGDLVRIAVPADAPATWVHAMADPSLDLQVPMKGPFQYMREGQAIADRAAISLCKGAGLLPGAVFAPMSGAMDGLVQLDVFDVMAAAAKRMPLDLISGARVPLLASENSKVHVYRKRDGGEEHYAIEVGNPARDQPVLSRLHSACFTGDIMGSLKCDCGAQLQAAMAQIGAEGAGVLLYLNQEGRGIGLANKMRAYSLQDQGFDTVEANHRLGFEDDERDFKLGAEILRALGFKSTRLMTNNPSKVAKMEEAGVSVAERVPLQVGRTTQNTDYLDVKAKKSGHLF; translated from the coding sequence ATGCCGTTTTCCGTAACATTAGACGAAAAGATTGCGCGTGCGCGGGCTGATTTGCGGATTGGCGTGCCGATTGTGCTGCGGGATGGGACCACGGATTGGGCTGTGAGTGCGATTGAAACGCTAAGTTCCGAACGATTGGCTCAGATTCGCGATATGTCGGGTGCGTTGCATTTGGCGTTAACGGATCGACGCGCGGAAACGCTGGCCGCACCCCCCTATGATGGAGATTTGGTGCGCATTGCCGTACCAGCAGATGCACCCGCCACGTGGGTTCACGCGATGGCGGACCCGTCATTGGACCTGCAAGTGCCGATGAAAGGCCCGTTTCAATACATGCGCGAGGGACAAGCCATTGCGGATCGCGCGGCAATATCATTGTGCAAGGGGGCTGGGTTGTTGCCAGGGGCTGTTTTTGCGCCGATGTCTGGGGCGATGGATGGTTTGGTGCAGTTGGATGTATTTGATGTCATGGCAGCGGCGGCGAAACGGATGCCGCTTGATCTGATATCTGGGGCGCGGGTTCCATTGTTGGCGTCCGAAAACTCCAAGGTGCATGTGTATCGCAAACGGGATGGTGGCGAAGAGCATTACGCGATCGAGGTGGGCAACCCCGCGCGGGATCAACCCGTTCTGTCGCGGTTGCATTCGGCCTGTTTTACAGGCGACATAATGGGATCGTTAAAATGTGATTGCGGCGCACAGTTGCAGGCGGCCATGGCGCAGATCGGGGCAGAGGGTGCAGGTGTTTTGCTGTACTTGAACCAAGAGGGCCGTGGAATTGGGTTGGCCAATAAGATGCGGGCGTATTCGTTGCAGGATCAAGGATTCGATACGGTAGAGGCCAATCACCGCTTGGGTTTTGAAGATGATGAGCGGGATTTCAAGTTGGGCGCTGAGATTTTGCGCGCACTTGGGTTCAAATCCACACGGTTGATGACGAACAATCCCTCCAAAGTGGCCAAGATGGAAGAAGCAGGGGTTTCTGTGGCGGAGCGTGTTCCCTTGCAAGTGGGGCGCACCACGCAAAACACGGATTATTTGGACGTGAAAGCCAAAAAAAGCGGACACCTGTTTTGA
- a CDS encoding L,D-transpeptidase family protein yields the protein MTRFDDLVITRWGARFQGVTMPCAIGRGGIGVKGGEGDGITPRGTFQIMGCGYRPDRIGFDAPNVHCQPIALMDVWSDDPRDPDYNHSTDLRTHRFSHERLRRADPLYDIFVILDYNFPNAVAGKGSAIFLHKWRKPRHPTEGCVAFREDDLVRILVNWKPKSRVVIR from the coding sequence TTGACACGGTTTGATGACTTGGTGATCACGCGCTGGGGCGCACGGTTTCAAGGTGTGACGATGCCCTGCGCTATTGGGCGCGGTGGCATTGGTGTGAAAGGCGGTGAAGGGGATGGAATCACCCCTCGCGGCACGTTTCAGATTATGGGCTGTGGGTATCGGCCTGATCGGATTGGGTTTGATGCACCAAATGTTCATTGCCAACCCATTGCGTTGATGGATGTGTGGTCGGATGATCCGCGCGATCCTGACTATAATCACAGCACCGATCTTCGAACCCATCGGTTTAGCCATGAAAGACTGCGCCGCGCCGATCCGCTTTACGACATTTTTGTTATCCTTGATTATAATTTTCCAAACGCGGTGGCGGGCAAAGGCAGTGCAATCTTCCTGCACAAGTGGCGTAAGCCACGGCACCCAACTGAGGGCTGTGTCGCGTTTCGTGAAGATGATTTGGTGCGGATTTTGGTGAACTGGAAGCCAAAATCGCGGGTCGTGATCCGCTAG
- a CDS encoding YggS family pyridoxal phosphate-dependent enzyme — translation MSLSDIKSRIEKAEAAAGRDIGSTKLIAVSKVQPNERVHGVLEQGHRLFGENKVQEAQGKWPDFRAEFGPVDVHLIGPLQTNKVKAAVELFDAIHAVDRPKLARKIASEIQAQGKSPDLFIQVNTGEEDQKAGVLPAEADAFIKECRDMDLTIAGLMVIPPVDEEPSLHFALLRKIAERNGIDGLSMGMSSDFERAVALGATHIRVGSAIFGDRTYS, via the coding sequence ATGTCCCTATCAGATATCAAATCCCGCATCGAAAAAGCCGAAGCCGCCGCAGGGCGTGACATCGGCAGCACGAAACTCATCGCTGTGTCAAAGGTACAGCCAAATGAACGCGTGCATGGAGTTCTGGAACAAGGACACCGCCTGTTTGGCGAAAACAAAGTCCAAGAAGCCCAAGGCAAATGGCCCGACTTTCGCGCAGAATTTGGCCCCGTCGATGTTCATCTGATCGGCCCCTTGCAAACCAACAAGGTTAAAGCCGCAGTAGAGTTGTTCGATGCCATCCATGCCGTGGATCGCCCGAAACTCGCCCGTAAAATTGCTTCCGAAATTCAGGCGCAGGGCAAATCCCCTGACTTGTTCATCCAAGTCAATACCGGCGAAGAAGATCAGAAAGCTGGCGTTCTGCCCGCCGAGGCCGATGCGTTCATCAAAGAATGCCGTGATATGGATCTGACCATTGCGGGTTTGATGGTTATTCCGCCTGTGGACGAGGAGCCGAGCCTGCATTTTGCCCTTTTGCGCAAAATTGCGGAACGAAACGGCATCGATGGCCTTTCAATGGGCATGAGCAGCGATTTTGAACGCGCCGTTGCATTGGGGGCAACCCACATCCGCGTCGGCTCTGCAATTTTTGGCGATAGAACGTACAGCTAG
- a CDS encoding porin, with product MKKVLFATSALVASASMAYADGHAGGVTLSGGGRFGIEYNEQAGDVAGGSSTKIERRMTINIDGSGSTDGGLEFGGRIRLRSQEGDATLPVSSANVWMGNDTFRITVGNADGAMMQRLNYYAHGNVGLTGIGWQNLSFNIGSFGSGASFYVNSFSSRGNTGDVVRLDFNVGGFGVSLSTDSTGDHLSNGSEDAIAANYNFGDWTVAAGYADDAATIGGVARDLVSASVVGSIGDFGVSLAYSDLEDIGGKVVLSGSYDFGDTSITGFVGNTDFDSAASQALVGATEDTVYGIGFTHSLGGAVLAGGVSKSFNDNTRADLGVRFNF from the coding sequence ATGAAAAAAGTTCTCTTTGCTACTTCAGCACTCGTCGCTTCTGCTTCTATGGCATATGCTGACGGTCACGCTGGCGGCGTAACACTCTCCGGTGGCGGTCGCTTCGGTATCGAATACAACGAGCAAGCTGGCGACGTTGCTGGCGGCAGCTCCACAAAAATCGAACGTCGTATGACAATCAACATCGACGGTTCCGGTTCCACAGACGGTGGCCTGGAATTCGGTGGTCGCATTCGTCTGCGTTCACAAGAAGGCGATGCAACATTGCCAGTTTCTTCTGCGAACGTATGGATGGGTAACGACACATTCCGTATCACAGTTGGTAACGCTGACGGCGCTATGATGCAGCGTCTGAACTACTACGCACACGGTAACGTAGGTCTGACAGGTATTGGCTGGCAGAACCTGTCATTCAACATCGGTTCCTTCGGTTCCGGCGCGTCCTTCTACGTGAACTCCTTCTCATCCCGTGGCAACACAGGTGACGTTGTTCGCTTGGACTTCAACGTAGGTGGCTTCGGCGTATCCTTGTCTACAGACTCCACAGGTGATCACCTCTCCAACGGTTCTGAAGATGCAATCGCTGCAAACTACAACTTCGGCGACTGGACTGTTGCTGCTGGTTACGCAGACGACGCAGCGACTATCGGTGGCGTAGCACGTGACTTGGTATCCGCATCTGTTGTTGGTTCCATCGGTGACTTCGGTGTGTCTTTGGCATACTCCGATCTGGAAGACATCGGCGGCAAAGTTGTTCTGTCCGGTTCTTACGACTTCGGTGATACATCTATCACTGGTTTCGTTGGTAACACAGACTTCGACTCCGCAGCTTCTCAAGCACTGGTTGGCGCAACTGAAGACACTGTATACGGTATCGGCTTCACACACTCCTTGGGTGGTGCGGTTCTGGCTGGTGGTGTTTCCAAAAGCTTCAACGACAACACTCGTGCTGACTTGGGTGTTCGTTTCAACTTCTAA
- a CDS encoding DUF3576 domain-containing protein, which produces MNTIYMKAALIGTLCVALSGCGGFRNSSAGGSGLFGGNRPSGLAQQQAANENPSAGAQLRALGEDGNEAVSIFDALRSPDQNVNVRVNKYLWNASLETLSFLPVESADPFTGVLVMGWGRAPGSSRQYRATVLVQDPALDARSLKVSVHTRGGTASAETVRRIEDAILTRARQLRVRDKNL; this is translated from the coding sequence ATGAATACTATATATATGAAAGCAGCGTTGATTGGCACACTTTGTGTTGCCTTGTCTGGCTGTGGTGGGTTCAGAAATTCCAGTGCGGGGGGCAGCGGCCTGTTTGGCGGCAATCGCCCATCGGGTTTGGCGCAACAACAAGCGGCCAATGAAAACCCGAGCGCAGGTGCGCAATTGCGCGCGTTGGGTGAGGATGGAAACGAAGCTGTTTCCATTTTTGATGCGCTGCGCTCTCCTGATCAAAACGTTAATGTGCGTGTGAACAAGTATTTGTGGAACGCTTCGTTGGAAACACTCAGCTTTTTGCCCGTTGAATCAGCTGACCCGTTTACAGGTGTGCTGGTTATGGGCTGGGGTCGCGCCCCGGGAAGCAGCCGTCAGTATCGTGCAACCGTTCTGGTTCAGGACCCAGCCTTGGATGCGCGGTCTTTGAAAGTGTCCGTTCACACGCGTGGCGGTACGGCAAGCGCTGAAACTGTTCGTCGTATCGAAGATGCGATTTTGACCCGTGCCCGTCAGTTGCGTGTGCGCGACAAAAACCTATAA
- the leuS gene encoding leucine--tRNA ligase: MSRYNARVVEPKWQKAWDEAGVFKAERDESRDKYYVLEMFPYPSGRIHMGHVRNYALGDVVARYKAAQGFNVLHPMGWDSFGLPAENAAMEKGVHPGEWTYQNIADMRAQMKPMGLSIDWSRELATCDPEYYGQQQAMFIDFMEKGLVYRKKAVVNWDPVDMTVLANEQVEAGRGWRSGALVERKELTQWFFKISAFSEELLSAIDDLEGWPDKVRLMQRNWIGKSRGLEFAFERTDGGDKIEVYTTRPDTLNGASFVGISPDHPIAKQLEADNADVAAFVAECRKGGTTEEAIETAPKLGMDTGIRVKHPLYADQELPVWIANFILMDYGTGAIFGCPAHDQRDLDFCCKYDLPVIDTFFALDDNTPVANTAFVPPKTEKVKWVDHFAGLDVATGQEAIDATIAYAEDKGWGTGTTNYRLRDWGASRQRFWGCPIPVVHCESCGVVPEKKENLPVELPKDATFDRPGNPLNWHPTWRDVPCPSCGKPAQRETDTMDTFVDSSWYFARFTAPRAETPTVDEDLSYWMNVDQYIGGIEHAILHLLYSRFFARAMSETGHMPKSAIEPFNALFTQGMVCHETYQDPDGKWLNPEDIKPVDGGYETTDGRPVTVGPSIKMSKSKKNVVDPEDIIDQFGADTARWFVLSDSPPERDVEWTASGATAAWKHINRVWTLCDTIAEMPEGAGEGDDNLLKEMHKAIHEVTMNIESFGFNAAIAKLYGFTNTLAKSKAGKAAKREAIMAMAQLMAPMTPHLAEDIWAHLGGEGLVAQAAWPKADESMLVDDTVTLPIQINGKRRDEITVAKDMPKEEVEKLVLANETVIKMLDGAEPKKLIVVPGRIVNVVV, encoded by the coding sequence ATGTCACGTTATAATGCACGTGTAGTGGAGCCAAAGTGGCAAAAAGCTTGGGATGAGGCAGGCGTTTTCAAAGCAGAGCGCGATGAAAGCCGTGACAAATACTATGTGTTGGAAATGTTCCCCTATCCATCTGGGCGGATTCACATGGGCCACGTGCGCAACTATGCGCTGGGGGATGTAGTGGCGCGGTATAAGGCGGCACAAGGTTTTAATGTCTTGCATCCAATGGGATGGGATTCATTTGGTTTGCCTGCCGAAAATGCGGCGATGGAAAAGGGTGTGCATCCGGGCGAATGGACATACCAGAACATCGCGGACATGCGTGCGCAAATGAAACCGATGGGTCTGTCGATCGATTGGTCCCGAGAATTGGCCACCTGTGACCCTGAATACTATGGTCAGCAACAGGCTATGTTTATTGATTTCATGGAAAAAGGCTTGGTCTACCGCAAAAAGGCGGTGGTGAACTGGGATCCTGTGGACATGACCGTTTTGGCCAACGAGCAGGTGGAAGCTGGCCGTGGATGGCGGTCTGGTGCGTTGGTGGAGCGTAAGGAACTGACGCAGTGGTTTTTTAAGATTTCCGCGTTTTCCGAAGAGCTGTTAAGCGCAATTGATGATCTGGAAGGCTGGCCCGATAAGGTGCGGTTGATGCAGCGTAACTGGATCGGCAAATCCCGTGGTTTGGAATTTGCCTTTGAACGTACGGATGGTGGCGACAAGATCGAGGTTTATACCACGCGGCCTGATACGTTGAACGGTGCGAGCTTTGTGGGCATTTCGCCTGACCATCCGATTGCAAAGCAGTTGGAGGCGGATAATGCCGATGTGGCGGCGTTTGTTGCGGAATGCCGCAAGGGTGGCACGACAGAAGAAGCGATTGAGACCGCGCCGAAGTTGGGGATGGATACTGGGATTCGGGTGAAACATCCGTTGTATGCGGATCAAGAACTGCCTGTTTGGATCGCGAACTTTATCCTGATGGACTACGGCACAGGGGCTATTTTTGGCTGTCCTGCGCATGATCAGCGGGATTTGGATTTCTGCTGCAAATACGATTTGCCTGTGATTGATACGTTCTTTGCGTTGGATGATAACACGCCTGTTGCAAATACGGCGTTTGTTCCGCCTAAGACGGAAAAGGTGAAATGGGTCGACCATTTTGCGGGTCTGGACGTGGCGACAGGGCAAGAGGCGATTGATGCGACTATTGCTTATGCTGAGGACAAGGGTTGGGGCACGGGCACCACAAACTATCGTTTGCGTGATTGGGGTGCGTCACGGCAGCGGTTCTGGGGGTGTCCGATCCCTGTTGTGCATTGCGAAAGCTGTGGCGTGGTGCCTGAGAAGAAGGAAAATCTGCCTGTTGAATTGCCCAAAGACGCGACATTTGATCGGCCCGGCAATCCGCTGAACTGGCATCCAACGTGGCGTGATGTGCCATGCCCGTCTTGTGGTAAACCTGCGCAACGTGAAACGGATACGATGGATACCTTTGTGGATTCGTCGTGGTATTTTGCGCGCTTTACGGCACCACGAGCCGAAACACCGACTGTGGATGAGGATTTGTCCTATTGGATGAATGTGGATCAGTACATTGGTGGGATCGAACACGCGATTCTGCACCTGTTGTATTCCCGTTTCTTTGCCCGCGCCATGAGCGAAACGGGGCATATGCCAAAATCCGCGATTGAGCCGTTCAATGCGTTGTTTACGCAAGGGATGGTGTGTCACGAAACTTATCAGGACCCAGACGGAAAGTGGTTGAACCCCGAAGACATCAAGCCTGTGGATGGTGGGTATGAAACAACGGACGGGCGGCCAGTAACGGTTGGTCCGTCAATCAAGATGTCCAAATCCAAGAAAAACGTTGTCGATCCAGAAGATATCATCGACCAGTTCGGTGCGGATACGGCCCGATGGTTTGTTCTGTCCGACTCCCCGCCAGAACGGGATGTGGAATGGACCGCATCAGGTGCAACAGCGGCGTGGAAGCATATCAACCGCGTATGGACGCTGTGTGACACGATTGCAGAGATGCCAGAGGGCGCGGGCGAGGGTGACGATAACCTGCTGAAAGAAATGCACAAAGCCATTCACGAAGTGACCATGAACATCGAAAGTTTCGGGTTTAATGCGGCGATTGCAAAGCTTTATGGGTTCACCAACACATTGGCGAAATCCAAAGCAGGCAAAGCCGCCAAGCGCGAAGCAATTATGGCAATGGCACAGTTGATGGCGCCGATGACCCCGCATTTGGCCGAGGATATCTGGGCGCATCTGGGTGGTGAAGGTCTTGTGGCGCAGGCCGCTTGGCCCAAAGCGGACGAGAGCATGTTGGTGGATGACACGGTGACTTTGCCGATCCAAATCAACGGCAAACGCCGCGATGAAATCACCGTTGCAAAGGATATGCCCAAGGAAGAGGTTGAAAAACTGGTTCTGGCAAACGAGACTGTAATCAAGATGCTGGATGGGGCAGAGCCCAAAAAGCTGATCGTTGTGCCAGGGCGGATTGTGAATGTTGTTGTTTAA